A genomic window from Montipora capricornis isolate CH-2021 chromosome 8, ASM3666992v2, whole genome shotgun sequence includes:
- the LOC138059345 gene encoding probable helicase with zinc finger domain, translating into MPTFSDIERGVMSDYTKSSSRQTQAHKLPIAKSAIRPRPTWVLGSYQLCWQFKRRQTCSGGQKCTFAHGENERIAWEEDRKKVKKKVKNVKANDGSSLLKDFRVAFRGPANCRAPLTIPGNGGKYRMCPKWPEGKCKLDKRCTLAHGKEELKAWNEHLENMNKRKKEESVKKNARQKNDLTANVPLPNDVPVKRLAPNYKLDELVPSVAGVTVSYEPQELDVSLQIPFNSEGKISHSWTIRVNYESRGTGHVQDVVLLPHHHKCYTLSSAKFKCSVPSSSGEPVEVKLPESYVLRNDLHYALKPHLPPWKGSYELEINVTFSTLVFGNFAQVLVLDFGRDSAHLAVKMNVEVGSQEFWQEYGEEKAKLTLDWTLWDDGSRKIVKFEPKQPLPFNNYYLLDMYKLPREDEMVPCPLFDKGQGLRPEDYKNVMHQLSFIEDFYIRKQIARDIS; encoded by the exons ATGCCTACGTTTTCAGACATTGAGAGAGGTGTAATGAGTGATTACACCAAGTCTTCATCCCGTCAAACACAGGCACATAAACTGCCTATTGCTAAAAGTGCAATTCGTCCAAGACCGACTTGGGTATTGGGCTCCTATCAACTCTGTTGGCAATTCAAACGCAGACAGACTTGTTCCGGAGGGCAAAAGTGCACCTTTGCACATGGTGAAAACGAAAGAATAGCTTGGGAAGAAGATCGAAAAAAAG TTaaaaagaaagtcaagaatGTAAAGGCGAATGATGGTTCCTCGCTTCTCAAAGACTTTCGTGTAGCATTCAGAGGGCCAGCGAACTGCCGAGCACCATTGACAATTCCCGGGAATGGCGGCAAATACAGGATGTGTCCAAA GTGGCCAGAAGGAAAATGCAAACTCGACAAAAGATGTACTTTAGCCCATGGGAAGGAAGAACTCAAAGCTTGGAATGAGCACTTGGAAAATATGAAcaagaggaaaaaagaagagTCAGTTAAGAAAAACGCACgacaaaaaaatgatttaacTGCAAATGTTCCATTGCCTAACGATGTGCCTGTGAAACGTTTAGCTCCTAATTATAAG tTGGACGAACTTGTGCCAAGTGTTGCTGGAGTGACTGTGTCGTATGAGCCGCAAGAACTCGATGTGTCATTACAAATACCGTTCAACAGCGAAGGCAAAATATCACATTCTTGGACTATACGAGTCAACTATGAG TCACGTGGGACTGGCCATGTACAAGATGTCGTCCTCCTCCCACACCACCACAAATGCTACACTCTTTCAAGTGCCAAATTCAAGTGCAGTGTGCCATCCAGTTCGGGCGAGCCGGTGGAGGTCAAACTTCCAGAAAGCTATGTTCTGAGAAATGATCTCCACTATGCCTTGAAACCTCATTTACCCCCGTGGAAAGGAAGTTATGAATTGGAGATAAATGTTACCTTCTCTACCCTGGTCTTTGGAAACTTCGCGCAAGTTTTGGTCCTGGATTTTGGGAGAGATTCTGCACACCTTGCTGTAAAAATGAACGTCGAGGTTGGAAGTCAAGAATTTTGGCAAGAGTATGGCGAAGAGAAGGCTAAGTTGACTTTGGATTGGACTCTTTGGGATGATGGATCTCGAAAAATCGTGAAGTTTGAGCCCAAACAGCCACTACCATTTAACAATTACTATTTGCTTGACATGTACAAGTTGCCGAGAGAAGACGAAATGGTGCCTTGTCCACTTTTTGATAAAGGACAAGGCTTAAGGCCAGAAGATTACAAGAATGTTATGCACCAGCTGTCATTTATAGAAGATTTCTACATTCGGAAGCAAATAGCCCG AGATATTTCTTAG